The following coding sequences are from one Malaciobacter pacificus window:
- a CDS encoding ABC transporter permease, which translates to MNKKLVNFIVKKYLRFDKKNPFISISAILAFLGVSIGVMVLILSMSIMNGTAKEFEKKLFTMNYPLTIYPKFQNSLNEELLAKLQNEYKDLKFSPFISSQAIVQSGDAMSGGMIFGVDSQKEAQINSIYAQAIKEQELNKYDIITGAGISDKLYLNSGMKATLYFTELNPTGFSMMPKMKRFTYKNSFTSGLNAYDKAYMYTSLEALQTLLKKPVGTYDGIHVYSDDAFKDIEKLKVSLKDFDAAVIGWWQQNGNFFAAMKMEKTALFIVLMLIILVASLNIISSLLMTVMSRRKEIALLLSMGATTKEIKSIFLRVGTIIGFSGILTGIALGFFGYWLLDTFEIVSLPADVYGTAKLPLDLALSDFISIVIGAIIIVVVSSYYPAKKATKIDVIDVLRNE; encoded by the coding sequence TTGAATAAAAAATTAGTAAATTTTATTGTAAAAAAATATCTTAGGTTTGATAAAAAAAATCCTTTTATCTCTATTAGTGCTATTTTAGCATTTTTAGGGGTAAGTATAGGGGTTATGGTACTTATTTTATCTATGTCTATTATGAATGGTACTGCTAAAGAGTTTGAGAAAAAACTTTTTACTATGAACTATCCATTAACAATCTATCCAAAATTCCAAAATAGTTTAAATGAAGAGCTTTTAGCTAAACTTCAAAACGAATATAAAGATTTAAAATTTTCTCCTTTTATTTCATCTCAAGCAATAGTTCAAAGTGGTGATGCTATGAGTGGGGGTATGATTTTTGGTGTAGACTCACAAAAAGAAGCCCAAATAAACTCAATTTATGCCCAAGCTATAAAAGAGCAAGAATTAAACAAATATGATATTATCACTGGTGCTGGAATATCTGATAAACTATACTTAAATAGTGGGATGAAGGCAACTTTATATTTTACGGAACTAAACCCAACTGGTTTTTCAATGATGCCTAAAATGAAAAGATTTACATATAAAAACTCTTTTACTTCAGGACTAAATGCCTATGATAAAGCATATATGTATACTTCATTAGAGGCTTTACAAACACTTCTAAAAAAACCTGTAGGAACTTATGATGGAATACATGTTTACTCAGATGATGCTTTTAAAGATATAGAAAAATTAAAAGTGAGTTTAAAAGATTTTGATGCAGCAGTTATTGGCTGGTGGCAACAAAATGGTAACTTCTTTGCTGCAATGAAAATGGAAAAAACTGCCCTATTTATAGTATTAATGTTAATTATTTTAGTTGCATCTTTAAATATTATCTCATCACTTCTTATGACTGTTATGAGTAGAAGAAAAGAAATAGCCCTACTTTTATCAATGGGTGCTACTACAAAAGAGATTAAATCAATATTTTTAAGAGTTGGAACAATAATTGGTTTTTCTGGGATTCTAACAGGTATTGCACTTGGATTCTTTGGATATTGGTTATTAGACACATTTGAGATTGTATCTCTTCCTGCTGATGTTTATGGTACTGCTAAATTACCCCTTGACTTAGCATTAAGTGATTTTATATCAATTGTAATTGGAGCTATTATTATAGTTGTAGTATCTTCATACTATCCAGCTAAAAAAGCAACAAAAATTGATGTTATTGATGTTTTAAGAAATGAATAA
- the secA gene encoding preprotein translocase subunit SecA yields MLNVFSKIFGTKNDREVKKYLKRAQVINSLESKYEKLSDEELKSEFNTLKELVQNEGKSLDEVLNDSFAITREAAKRALNMRPYDVQLIGAMVLNEGRIAEMKTGEGKTLVGSLAVSLNALSGKGVHVVTVNDYLASRDAAELEPLYNFLGYSVGAIVGGLRDDEQRRAQYAADITYGTNNEFGFDYLRDNMNYDINEKVQRGHNFVIVDEVDSILIDEARTPLIISGPTNHKNSNYIAAHQIAMQLERGELIEPKRADEKPKTTGDFVVDEKNKSVILTEQGHENAEKLFGVDNLYSIENAMLSHSLDQALKANYIFEKDVDYVVKDNEIIIVDEFTGRLSEGRRFSEGLHQALEAKEGVQIQDESQTLADITFQNYFRMYDKLAGMTGTAQTEATEFAEIYKLDVVSIPTNVPIKRNDKNDLIFKSEREKFNAVCDRIKELHEKGQPVLVGTASIEKSEKLHKILSEKKIPHTVLNAKQHEKEGKIIADAGQKGAVTIATNMAGRGVDIKLTQEILDLGGLAIIGTERHESRRIDNQLRGRAGRQGDVGESQFYLSLEDNLLRIFGSDKIKGIMERLGIEEGEHIESKMVTRAVENAQKKVEAMHFESRKHLLEYDDVANEQRKVVYNFRNDLLKPDYDITSKLDENRNEYIANLLANAEIINGMPSEDFNFDYVRAKLQEELHLVVTQEDIQSETYEELETKLFNIIKEVYEQKMSVAAPDQKSEIERILYLQILDKAWRDHLYAMDTLKAGIGLRGYNQKDPLVEYKKESYNMFIEFITNIKHEIIKVLFTIQLQSQEDAAKEQEALEKMKEEMESSTENSVTNVDKEAVMSSDKKIARNDPCPCGSGKKYKQCCGKSGPKRGLAVGN; encoded by the coding sequence ATGTTAAATGTTTTTTCAAAGATTTTTGGTACGAAAAATGACAGAGAAGTAAAGAAATATCTAAAAAGAGCTCAAGTTATAAACTCACTTGAGAGCAAATATGAAAAATTATCAGATGAAGAATTAAAAAGTGAATTCAATACACTAAAAGAGCTTGTACAAAATGAAGGAAAATCATTAGATGAAGTTTTAAATGACTCATTTGCAATAACAAGAGAAGCAGCAAAAAGAGCTTTAAATATGAGGCCTTATGATGTCCAATTAATTGGTGCAATGGTTTTAAATGAAGGTCGAATTGCAGAAATGAAAACAGGGGAAGGAAAAACTTTAGTTGGATCTCTTGCAGTTTCATTAAATGCACTTTCAGGTAAAGGTGTTCATGTTGTAACAGTAAATGATTACTTAGCATCAAGGGATGCAGCTGAATTAGAACCTTTATACAATTTCCTTGGATACAGTGTTGGCGCAATTGTTGGTGGATTAAGAGATGATGAACAAAGAAGAGCTCAATATGCAGCTGATATAACTTATGGAACAAATAATGAATTTGGATTTGATTATTTAAGAGATAATATGAATTATGATATCAATGAAAAAGTTCAAAGGGGCCATAATTTTGTAATAGTTGATGAAGTTGACTCAATTTTAATTGATGAAGCAAGAACTCCTTTAATTATCTCTGGACCAACAAATCACAAAAATTCAAATTATATTGCCGCTCATCAAATTGCAATGCAATTAGAAAGAGGTGAATTAATTGAACCAAAAAGAGCTGATGAAAAACCTAAAACAACAGGTGATTTTGTTGTTGATGAAAAAAATAAATCTGTAATATTAACAGAACAAGGGCATGAAAATGCAGAAAAACTATTTGGTGTAGATAATCTATACTCTATAGAAAATGCAATGCTTTCTCACTCACTTGATCAAGCACTTAAAGCAAACTATATCTTTGAAAAAGATGTTGATTATGTTGTAAAAGACAATGAGATTATTATTGTTGATGAATTTACAGGAAGATTAAGCGAAGGAAGAAGATTTAGTGAAGGACTTCACCAAGCGCTTGAAGCAAAAGAAGGTGTACAAATTCAAGATGAATCACAAACACTAGCAGATATCACTTTCCAAAATTACTTTAGAATGTATGACAAACTTGCAGGTATGACAGGAACTGCCCAAACTGAAGCAACAGAGTTTGCAGAAATTTATAAACTTGATGTTGTATCAATTCCTACAAATGTTCCTATCAAAAGAAATGACAAAAATGACTTAATCTTCAAAAGTGAAAGAGAAAAATTCAACGCTGTTTGTGATAGAATTAAAGAACTTCATGAAAAAGGTCAACCAGTTCTTGTTGGTACTGCTTCTATTGAAAAATCTGAAAAATTACATAAAATATTAAGTGAAAAGAAAATCCCACACACAGTTTTAAATGCAAAACAACATGAAAAAGAGGGTAAAATTATTGCTGATGCTGGACAAAAAGGTGCTGTAACAATTGCTACTAATATGGCAGGACGGGGAGTTGATATTAAATTAACTCAAGAAATTTTAGATCTTGGTGGATTAGCAATTATAGGAACTGAAAGACACGAATCAAGAAGAATTGATAACCAATTAAGAGGACGTGCTGGAAGACAAGGTGATGTTGGTGAGTCTCAATTTTATCTATCATTAGAAGATAATCTTTTAAGAATCTTTGGAAGTGATAAAATCAAAGGAATCATGGAGAGATTAGGTATTGAAGAAGGTGAACATATCGAATCTAAAATGGTTACTAGAGCAGTTGAAAATGCACAGAAAAAAGTTGAAGCTATGCACTTTGAGTCAAGAAAACATTTACTTGAATATGATGATGTTGCAAATGAACAAAGAAAAGTAGTTTATAACTTCAGAAATGATCTATTAAAACCTGATTATGACATTACTTCAAAGTTAGATGAAAATAGAAATGAATATATTGCTAACTTACTTGCAAATGCAGAAATTATCAATGGTATGCCAAGTGAAGACTTCAACTTTGATTATGTTAGAGCTAAACTTCAAGAAGAGTTACATTTAGTAGTTACTCAAGAAGATATTCAAAGTGAAACATATGAAGAGTTAGAAACAAAACTATTTAATATCATAAAAGAAGTATATGAACAAAAAATGAGTGTAGCAGCACCAGATCAAAAAAGTGAAATTGAAAGAATTCTTTATTTACAAATTTTAGATAAAGCTTGGAGAGACCACTTATATGCAATGGACACTTTAAAAGCTGGTATTGGACTTAGAGGTTATAATCAAAAAGACCCACTTGTTGAGTATAAAAAAGAGTCATATAACATGTTCATAGAGTTTATTACTAATATTAAACATGAAATTATTAAAGTTTTATTTACAATCCAACTTCAAAGTCAAGAAGATGCAGCAAAAGAGCAAGAAGCCTTAGAAAAAATGAAAGAAGAAATGGAAAGTTCAACTGAAAACAGTGTAACAAATGTTGATAAAGAAGCAGTAATGTCAAGTGATAAAAAAATAGCAAGAAACGATCCTTGTCCTTGTGGAAGTGGAAAAAAATATAAACAATGTTGTGGAAAAAGTGGACCTAAAAGAGGTTTAGCAGTAGGAAACTAA
- the mltG gene encoding endolytic transglycosylase MltG, whose amino-acid sequence MPANNNEYNEIEEIVTKRKKPIRSLFIFDIIEFVLVCSIVILFYITMTVNTTKVLFIPKGSTNNIISYLNKNGYEMNIVDNIVLRGLGYIQSGWINIDENELTKMDFLYKLTTSKAALKTVTLIPGETSYIFLKKLAKEFNLSEEKLNKIYEKYAYKADGNILADTYSLPYGMNEDHMLFYLFSQSNKRYEEFSKKIFGYYDKKKWYYYLSLASVIQKEAANEDEMPIVSSVVHNRLRKGMKLQMDGTLNYGKYSNQRVTAQRIDEDTSSYNTYKFKGLPENPVCAVSLNAIKAAIFPVKSKYLYFVRDNKTGLHKFSTNYNTHVNNINANRGVPKNYTKEKKEENDIDIEAKKIMKTDVSEQKPASIKDLFKSIN is encoded by the coding sequence ATGCCTGCTAACAACAATGAATATAATGAAATTGAAGAGATTGTAACAAAAAGAAAGAAACCTATTAGAAGTTTATTTATCTTCGACATTATAGAGTTTGTCCTTGTTTGTAGTATTGTTATACTGTTTTATATTACCATGACTGTAAACACTACAAAAGTATTGTTTATTCCTAAAGGTAGTACTAATAATATCATATCTTACTTGAATAAAAACGGCTATGAAATGAATATTGTTGATAATATTGTTTTAAGAGGTCTAGGATATATTCAAAGTGGTTGGATAAATATAGATGAGAATGAGCTTACAAAAATGGACTTTTTGTATAAACTTACAACTTCAAAAGCTGCCCTAAAAACAGTTACTTTAATACCAGGTGAAACATCATACATATTTTTAAAAAAATTAGCAAAAGAGTTTAATTTATCAGAAGAAAAACTAAATAAAATTTATGAAAAATATGCTTATAAAGCAGATGGAAATATATTAGCTGATACATACTCTTTACCATATGGTATGAATGAAGATCATATGCTATTTTATCTATTTTCTCAATCAAATAAAAGATATGAAGAGTTTTCTAAAAAAATCTTTGGTTATTATGATAAGAAGAAGTGGTATTATTATTTAAGTCTAGCTTCAGTTATTCAAAAAGAAGCTGCAAATGAAGATGAGATGCCAATAGTTTCAAGTGTAGTGCATAATAGATTAAGAAAGGGTATGAAACTTCAAATGGATGGTACTTTAAACTATGGTAAATATTCTAATCAAAGAGTTACAGCTCAAAGAATAGATGAAGACACTAGCTCTTATAATACTTATAAATTCAAAGGTTTACCTGAGAACCCTGTTTGTGCAGTTAGCTTAAATGCTATTAAAGCAGCAATTTTTCCAGTAAAAAGTAAATACCTATATTTTGTAAGAGATAATAAAACAGGTCTTCATAAATTTTCAACTAATTATAACACTCATGTGAATAATATTAATGCCAATAGAGGTGTTCCTAAAAACTACACAAAAGAGAAAAAAGAAGAAAATGATATTGATATTGAAGCAAAAAAAATTATGAAAACAGATGTTTCAGAGCAAAAACCAGCTAGTATCAAAGATTTATTCAAAAGTATCAATTAA
- a CDS encoding AsmA-like C-terminal domain-containing protein yields the protein MSKINKLLIGFFLFVTISSISLYSLLLAGIKINSFSFGDFSVSQFYIKLNKKLIVNIEKITYTSKKSQTINSFEDIKKDIELLPKALKIFERINIERFLIDGNEFTIQLNDEMVYLDNKFVNISSKIDIVSNQVVLDLYSIYLKDINLLLLGKVKIDYFNEKVNYFGKYKKDDITGNLKIDATKSLMNFYLDSESFKSLKFIKDYIDLDKDAEAWMYDNVKGDITLKEFYGSYDLKNNKVLMKTLNGKASISNAKISFHKDVEALDVKQVDINYDNDELSFNLIEPKYKKTAMDGSNVIIHNLTSLNKGEVEINIKAKTTLNKDIHQILKAFKLNIPITQKSGITNANLKLIVPYLSSKKMITKGEFEIKNALIAINDFEFTSKEGKILVDNNIVNIKNTGFKYQKMIDAIVNLKLNTKTLQANGNAKIKSLYISSEDEILNIKNIETPLKLDFNNTVSVKLDKLKTNVLVKDLVYINIDDLSLLYPYSKLLKDNSLKGGALNLSIKDENNLTFKGKVSGLNYPISNDSKSITSLSLNGFIKNGDFEISSSDNLIKIEKSKNQTIKIKLKNIDINLKDEGSSSLNEFPKIDIDLENSNLILKDDTYSLKNAKVKLNPKIIYFDASVKNLDLPLKKDGKLVEELELKGSYTKEKTEIYTYNNDLNLILKDDDISVDLNGYDILYNTDLNEGTNSYKNFNLTAKKSRIIMNDKYKFLSDALEIRLREKSKFLHLQYKQSDITFKENSENGIDIFASDVKSEFINAIFDKKILNDGNYMLLAKGDINNLDGKVIIENSKVEDLAILNNLLLFIHTSPALINPLLAVPSVVGMATNGGFNLSGYKIINGNIEFNYSKEKENLKIKKLVTVGNGIDFDGQGDIDLSKMTLQSKIKMIFLKDYSKIVGAIPIVNYVLLGDNNRVETQVDVFGPLNNPKISTNLTKDTFSVPVNIAKRLLQSPAKLLDFLNGQDNIDNQEPINKPKE from the coding sequence ATGTCGAAGATAAATAAACTTCTAATAGGTTTCTTTCTTTTTGTTACAATCTCTTCAATTTCATTATATTCATTGTTGTTAGCAGGCATAAAAATTAACTCTTTCTCTTTTGGTGATTTTTCAGTTTCGCAATTTTATATAAAATTGAATAAAAAGCTTATTGTAAATATTGAAAAAATAACTTATACTTCAAAAAAATCACAAACAATTAACTCTTTTGAGGATATAAAGAAGGATATTGAACTTTTACCAAAAGCATTAAAAATATTTGAAAGAATAAATATCGAAAGATTTTTAATAGATGGAAATGAATTTACTATTCAGTTAAATGATGAAATGGTTTACTTAGATAATAAATTTGTAAATATATCTTCAAAAATTGATATTGTTTCAAATCAAGTAGTTTTAGATTTATATTCAATTTATCTAAAAGATATAAACCTTTTATTATTAGGTAAGGTTAAAATTGATTATTTTAATGAAAAAGTCAATTATTTTGGTAAGTACAAAAAAGATGATATAACAGGAAATCTTAAAATTGACGCAACAAAAAGTTTAATGAATTTTTATTTAGATAGTGAATCTTTCAAAAGTTTAAAATTTATAAAAGATTATATAGATTTAGATAAAGATGCAGAAGCATGGATGTATGACAATGTTAAAGGAGATATCACTTTAAAAGAGTTTTATGGAAGTTATGATTTAAAAAACAATAAAGTTTTAATGAAAACTCTTAATGGTAAAGCTTCAATTTCTAATGCAAAAATTAGTTTTCATAAAGATGTAGAAGCATTAGATGTGAAACAAGTTGATATAAATTATGATAATGATGAGCTCTCTTTTAATTTAATTGAACCAAAATATAAAAAAACAGCTATGGATGGAAGTAATGTAATTATTCATAATCTAACTAGTCTAAACAAAGGTGAAGTTGAAATTAATATTAAAGCTAAAACTACACTAAACAAAGATATCCATCAAATTTTAAAAGCTTTCAAATTAAATATTCCAATAACTCAAAAAAGTGGAATAACGAATGCAAATTTAAAATTAATAGTTCCATATCTAAGTTCAAAAAAAATGATTACAAAAGGTGAATTTGAAATAAAAAATGCATTAATTGCCATAAATGATTTTGAATTTACTTCAAAAGAAGGAAAAATATTAGTTGATAATAATATTGTTAACATAAAAAACACAGGTTTTAAGTATCAAAAAATGATAGATGCTATTGTTAATTTGAAATTAAATACTAAAACTTTACAAGCCAATGGTAATGCAAAAATTAAGTCATTGTATATATCAAGTGAAGATGAGATATTAAATATAAAAAATATAGAAACTCCTCTAAAGCTTGATTTTAATAATACAGTTTCAGTAAAACTTGATAAGTTAAAAACGAATGTCTTAGTAAAAGATTTAGTTTATATAAACATAGATGATTTATCACTGCTTTATCCTTATTCAAAATTATTAAAAGATAATTCATTAAAAGGTGGAGCTTTAAATTTAAGTATAAAAGATGAAAATAACTTAACTTTTAAAGGTAAGGTATCAGGGTTAAACTATCCAATCTCTAATGACTCAAAATCTATTACATCTTTATCATTAAATGGATTTATAAAAAATGGGGATTTTGAAATATCTTCAAGTGATAATTTAATAAAAATTGAAAAATCAAAGAATCAAACAATCAAAATCAAATTAAAGAATATTGATATTAATTTGAAAGATGAAGGTTCATCTTCTTTAAATGAGTTTCCAAAAATTGATATAGATTTAGAAAATTCAAACTTAATTTTAAAAGATGATACATATAGTTTAAAAAATGCAAAAGTTAAATTAAATCCTAAAATAATATATTTTGATGCAAGTGTAAAAAATCTTGACTTACCTTTGAAAAAAGATGGGAAGTTAGTTGAAGAATTAGAGCTAAAAGGTAGTTATACTAAAGAGAAAACAGAAATTTATACATATAACAATGATTTAAATTTGATTTTAAAAGATGATGATATTTCTGTTGATTTAAATGGTTATGATATTTTATATAATACTGATTTAAATGAAGGAACTAATAGTTACAAAAATTTTAATTTAACTGCAAAGAAATCAAGAATCATAATGAATGATAAATATAAATTTTTATCAGATGCCTTAGAAATAAGATTAAGAGAAAAATCTAAGTTTTTACATCTTCAATATAAACAAAGTGATATAACATTTAAAGAAAATAGTGAAAATGGTATTGATATTTTTGCTAGTGATGTTAAAAGTGAATTTATAAATGCAATTTTTGATAAAAAAATATTAAATGATGGTAATTATATGCTTTTAGCAAAAGGAGATATAAATAATCTTGATGGAAAAGTAATTATAGAAAATAGTAAGGTAGAAGATTTAGCTATTTTAAATAATTTATTATTGTTTATTCACACTAGTCCAGCTTTAATTAATCCTTTACTAGCAGTTCCTTCTGTTGTAGGAATGGCTACTAATGGTGGGTTTAATCTAAGTGGGTATAAAATAATAAATGGCAATATAGAGTTTAACTACAGTAAAGAAAAAGAGAATTTAAAGATTAAAAAACTTGTAACAGTTGGAAATGGAATTGATTTTGATGGACAAGGTGATATTGATTTATCAAAAATGACTTTACAATCAAAAATAAAAATGATTTTCTTAAAAGATTATTCAAAAATTGTTGGCGCAATACCAATAGTTAACTATGTACTACTAGGTGATAATAATAGAGTTGAAACGCAAGTTGATGTTTTTGGACCTTTAAATAATCCTAAAATATCTACAAATTTAACAAAAGATACATTTAGTGTACCTGTTAATATTGCAAAAAGACTGCTTCAAAGTCCAGCAAAATTATTAGATTTTTTGAATGGTCAAGATAATATTGATAATCAAGAACCAATAAATAAGCCCAAAGAGTAG
- a CDS encoding NADP-dependent isocitrate dehydrogenase: protein MSKIVYTKVDEAPALATYSFLPIIQAFTKSSGIEMVQKDISLAGRILANFPENLTEDQKIGDALAELGEMTQDPNANIVKLPNISASIPQLKAAIAELQSKGYNVPNYDESEEISARYAKILGSAVNPVLREGNSDRRAPGAVKNYAKNNPHRMGEWTKDSKTDVAHMTENDFYGAELSTTLDKEDNFKISFVNKAGEETVLKDSLPLEAGEIVDATCMSAKSLQEFYQDAIDEAKKRDVLLSLHLKATMMKVSDPIMFGFAVKVYFKDLIAKHGQLFDEMGVNFNNGLGDLYSKLDSIDADKKAEILADIDAVYAEQPRLAMVNSTKGITNLHVPSDVIIDASMPAMIRGGGKMWNADDKEEDTLAVIPDRCYARSFQAVIEDCKENGKLDPTTMGTVPNVGLMAKKAEEYGSHDKTFQAKEDGQFVVSNSAGEAVFTFDAGEGDIFRMCQAKDAPIQDWIKLAVTRARLSNTPAIFWLDENRAHDAEMIKKVNKYLPEHDTTGLDISIMSPVDATKKSLERMRAGLDTISVTGNVLRDYNTDLFPILELGTSAKMLSIVPLMKGGGLFETGAGGSAPKHVQQFQEEDYLRWDSLGEFMALAASFEHLANTQGNKKAQVLADTLDKATGTFLLNDKSPARKLGSIDNRGSHFYLAMYWAQELATQTTDADLAAEFAPIAKAMTENEDKIVAELVADHGKPVDMGGYYLPDDAKTSAAMRPSATLNSIIG, encoded by the coding sequence ATGTCAAAAATTGTTTACACAAAAGTTGATGAAGCTCCAGCTTTAGCAACGTATTCGTTCTTACCAATTATCCAAGCTTTTACAAAAAGTTCTGGAATTGAAATGGTACAAAAAGATATCTCATTAGCAGGAAGAATCTTAGCAAACTTCCCAGAGAACTTAACAGAAGACCAAAAAATTGGTGATGCATTAGCAGAACTTGGGGAAATGACTCAAGACCCAAATGCAAACATTGTTAAATTACCTAATATTTCTGCTTCAATTCCACAATTAAAAGCAGCAATTGCAGAATTACAATCAAAAGGTTACAATGTACCTAACTATGATGAATCTGAAGAAATTTCTGCAAGATATGCAAAAATCTTAGGATCTGCAGTTAACCCAGTACTAAGAGAAGGTAACTCAGATAGAAGAGCACCAGGTGCTGTTAAAAATTACGCAAAAAATAACCCTCACAGAATGGGAGAGTGGACAAAAGATTCTAAAACTGATGTTGCTCACATGACTGAAAATGATTTCTATGGTGCAGAATTATCTACTACTTTAGATAAAGAAGATAACTTCAAAATCTCTTTTGTTAATAAAGCAGGAGAGGAAACTGTATTAAAAGATTCTTTACCATTAGAAGCTGGTGAAATTGTTGATGCTACTTGTATGAGTGCTAAATCTTTACAAGAGTTCTACCAAGATGCAATTGATGAAGCTAAAAAAAGAGATGTATTATTATCACTTCACTTAAAAGCTACTATGATGAAAGTTTCTGATCCAATTATGTTTGGATTTGCTGTTAAAGTATACTTCAAAGATTTAATTGCTAAACATGGTCAATTATTTGATGAAATGGGTGTAAACTTCAACAATGGTTTAGGTGACTTATACTCTAAATTAGATTCTATTGATGCAGACAAAAAAGCTGAAATCTTAGCTGATATTGATGCAGTTTATGCAGAACAACCAAGACTTGCAATGGTAAACTCTACAAAAGGAATTACTAACTTACACGTACCATCTGATGTTATTATTGATGCTTCTATGCCTGCTATGATTAGAGGTGGTGGTAAAATGTGGAATGCTGATGATAAAGAAGAAGATACTTTAGCAGTTATTCCTGATAGATGTTATGCAAGATCTTTCCAAGCAGTTATTGAAGATTGTAAAGAAAATGGTAAATTAGACCCAACAACTATGGGAACAGTTCCAAATGTTGGTTTAATGGCTAAAAAAGCTGAAGAATATGGATCTCACGATAAAACTTTCCAAGCTAAAGAAGATGGACAATTTGTTGTTTCTAATAGTGCTGGTGAAGCTGTATTTACATTTGATGCTGGTGAAGGTGATATCTTCAGAATGTGTCAAGCTAAAGACGCACCAATCCAAGATTGGATTAAATTAGCAGTTACTAGAGCTAGATTATCAAATACTCCTGCAATCTTCTGGTTAGATGAAAACAGAGCACATGACGCTGAGATGATTAAAAAAGTTAACAAATACCTACCAGAGCACGATACTACTGGTTTAGATATTTCTATTATGTCTCCTGTTGATGCTACTAAAAAATCATTAGAGAGAATGAGAGCTGGCTTAGATACTATTTCTGTAACTGGTAACGTATTAAGAGATTACAACACTGACTTATTCCCAATCTTAGAGCTTGGAACAAGTGCTAAAATGTTATCAATCGTTCCATTAATGAAAGGTGGAGGATTATTTGAAACAGGTGCAGGTGGTTCAGCTCCTAAACACGTACAACAATTCCAAGAAGAAGATTACTTAAGATGGGATTCTTTAGGTGAATTTATGGCTTTAGCTGCTTCATTTGAACACTTAGCAAATACACAAGGAAACAAAAAAGCTCAAGTTTTAGCTGATACTTTAGATAAAGCTACTGGAACATTCCTATTAAATGATAAATCACCAGCTAGAAAATTAGGTTCTATTGATAATAGAGGTTCGCACTTCTACTTAGCAATGTACTGGGCTCAAGAATTAGCTACACAAACAACTGATGCTGATTTAGCTGCAGAGTTTGCTCCAATTGCAAAAGCTATGACTGAAAACGAAGATAAAATCGTTGCAGAATTAGTTGCTGATCATGGAAAACCAGTTGATATGGGTGGTTACTACTTACCAGATGATGCTAAAACATCAGCTGCTATGAGACCATCAGCAACTTTAAACTCAATTATTGGATAA